Proteins encoded by one window of Elaeis guineensis isolate ETL-2024a chromosome 12, EG11, whole genome shotgun sequence:
- the LOC105055002 gene encoding uncharacterized protein isoform X2: MLPPAMDTHQLLDSLTAHIALYHSSIPNPSPSPRASVLRWFSALSAAHRQSVLTVLDPDFVRILLQMLSRLRCHGHGFFFLLPDLPSPSSSLPSLCFRRSGGLLARAAAASTAELALARSLRLFGSREEEQTAECPLDSLTVSEDLVADADRFVEVMDGISGGRFLRGEVSGLGAPWAELPWLKDKGYYSLEAFVANRMEVGLRQAWLSSHGGKKPKVGKAAKEKAGVAGVAANAFWRKKGCLDWWMGLDPGQRKKIFKAFLGKAAKCLANEIVKGSDIALRNEFCFCKLESELQLRYGPTASWQRAKQSLSRRNPDLCLDIITAPSSRRPRTLAICLNKLLVVQEISTFLTCWFSEYEDELLFFSTLESVDTFSDCIIRKLQGLLMVVSIKYINLELMGDVRLNAILHKSEEKCNVGCQRGKNKCRSSKKLSSIPKPSKVDSTLHKTSMDKGYGTDCAFDSSNGLCPPEKTLSIVDNQKIRAANPCVLKTYPEKETPISKLEKEHAAVLADCKSHKSKKKGGRKGAKNKNPTLVKIGLPELDNKKNALTSVVAESELAESLPNANDSTGRHKLSPVSNFCDASDKPGIVDQNEMMNTQLDPNHHSITDCRCTGVKCSMSSNKLQDHNSITMAEGIPQISSGFSLINTNICCDKLVHCINSSIRSSGNTTACEVMSPAMPPTELETGAFHKKHEHCSSRDMSDTSSQYVARSNLVRGVMHENNTIALSDFSGSYDYSHTSSMGGTSFEWPTISPPNFTSGNSQLLPAATDRLHLDVGHKWPGQFHQSFLPSRHRGRNPSIEGEHSQILRPLTLPMSYDWPPMVKSYSRLSQTVTVNYDSGYVPRLQSSFCPGFGTHGLQINGTSSENGGKNPGDILDVHDLKNTSDLVDDTESYWFSEEEYETHAFSGRDYNQFFGGGVMYWNPPEHVGTGFSRPPSHSSEDSAWAWHEADMNRAIDEMVGMPGLPASYNTNGLASPPAAPFCSPFDPLRPGHQSVSYSMPGNNFNGKVLNPSSSVSDGPEEKALISVNDSPNGVEGMNGDTLPYSMLRPIIVPRISRRGSRSEFKVGHDHKSPCVPSTRRDNPHVKRPPSPVVLCVPRVPRPPPPCPVGESRKRGFPVVRSGSSSPRHWCMRSWYSDENNYRETRLCLDGAEVVWPSWRNKGLATSPMVQSIQGSLLQDHLITISQLACDQEHPDVALPLHPPDLLNCPSIKTSLSMMHNLLHEEINLFCKQVAAENLIRKPYINWAVKRVTRSLQVLWPRSRTNIFGSNATGLALPTSDVDLVVSLPPVRNLEPIKEAGILEGRNGIKETCLQHAARYLANQEWVRNDSLKTIENTAIPVIMLVAEVPHDINLSNENSSIVESPEAYSMKMPGGQSIPGPDQSSSDNTSWPMCSKMKKDEPIDMKSIHLDISFKSPSHTGLQTSELVRELSQQFPASVPLALILKKFLADRSLDHSYSGGLSSYCLVLLIARFLQHEHHIGQPVNQECF; this comes from the exons ATGCTGCCGCCCGCCATGGATACTCACCAACTCCTCGACTCTCTCACCGCCCATATCGCCCTCTATCACTCCTCAATCCCTAACCCTAGCCCCAGCCCTCGCGCCAGCGTCCTCCGGTGGTTCTCCGCCCTCTCCGCCGCCCACCGCCAGTCCGTCCTcaccgtcctcgaccccgacttcGTCCGCATTCTCCTCCAGATGCTCTCCCGCCTGCGTTGCCACGGCCAcggcttcttcttcctcctccccgacctcccctctccctcctcctcccTCCCCTCCCTCTGCTTCCGCCGCTCCGGTGGCCTTCTTGCCCGCGCTGCCGCCGCTTCCACCGCCGAGCTCGCCCTCGCCCGCTCCCTTCGCCTCTTCGGGTCCCGGGAGGAGGAGCAGACCGCCGAGTGCCCCCTGGACTCCCTCACGGTCTCCGAGGACTTGGTCGCCGATGCGGACCGGTTCGTGGAGGTCATGGATGGAATTTCCGGCGGAAGGTTCCTCAGAGGGGAGGTTAGCGGTCTGGGGGCGCCCTGGGCCGAGCTGCCATGGTTGAAGGATAAGGGGTATTACAGCTTGGAGGCATTCGTGGCGAATCGAATGGAGGTGGGGTTGAGGCAGGCGTGGCTTAGCTCCCATGGAGGGAAGAAGCCGAAGGTGGGGAAGGCAGCGAAGGAGAAGGCCGGGGTAGCTGGCGTGGCGGCCAATGCCTTTTGGAGGAAGAAGGGTTGCTTGGATTGGTGGATGGGGTTGGATCCCGGGCAGAGGAAGAAGATTTTCAAGGCTTTTTTAGGGAAGGCAGCTAAATGTCTG GCAAATGAGATTGTTAAAGGGTCAGACATTGCTTTGAGAAATGAATTTTGTTTTTGTAAACTTGAATCTGAACTGCAACTAAGATATGGTCCAACAGCATCTTGGCAAAGGGCAAAGCAGTCATTGTCCAGAAGGAATCCAGATTTGTGCTTGGATATCATCACTGCACCATCTTCTAGAAGACCACGAACCCTGGCCATTTGTTTGAATAAGTTGCTAGTGGTTCAGGAGATATCTACTTTTTTAACATGTTGGTTTAGTGAATATGAAGATGAGTTATTATTTTTCAGCACATTAGAATCTGTTGACACCTTTTCTGATTGTATAATAAGAAAGCTGCAAGGACTCCTCATGGTTGTTTCCATTAAGTATATAAATCTTGAACTTATGGGAGATGTAAGGTTGAATGCCATCCTGCACAAAAGTGAAGAGAAGTGCAATGTTGGTTGTCAGAGAGGGAAGAACAAATGTCGCAGTTCAAAAAAGCTAAGTTCTATTCCTAAGCCATCCAAGGTTGATTCGACATTACACAAAACTTCTATG GACAAAGGATATGGAACAGACTGTGCATTTGATAGCAGCAATGGGCTTTGCCCCCCAGAAAAAACTCTCTCAATAGTGGATAATCAGAAGATAAGGGCGGCTAATCCTTGTGTTCTGAAGACATATCCTGAAAAGGAAACTCCAATATCAAAACTTGAGAAG GAGCATGCTGCAGTTTTGGCTGACTGCAAGAGCCATAAAAGTAAGAAAAAGGGTGGACGAAAAggagctaaaaataaaaatcctacctTGGTGAAAATTGGACTTCCTGAACTTGATAACAAGAAAAATGCCTTAACATCTGTTGTTGCAGAAAGTGAATTGGCAGAATCTTTACCCAATGCCAACGATTCTACTGGGAGGCATAAGCTGTCTCCTGTTTCTAATTTCTGTGATGCTTCTGATAAGCCTGGTATTGTGGATCAGAATGAAATGATGAACACTCAGCTAGATCCTAACCATCATTCTATCACAGATTGCCGTTGTACTGGTGTGAAATGTAGTATGAGTTCAAACAAATTACAGGACCATAACTCTATTACAATGGCTGAAGGCATCCCACAGATATCTTCAGGATTTTCTTTGATTAACACTAATATTTGTTGTGACAAACTTGTACATTGTATTAATTCTTCCATAAGGAGTTCCGGAAACACTACTGCATGTGAAGTCATGAGCCCTGCCATGCCTCCAACTGAGCTTGAGACTGGTGCATTTCATAAGAAACATGAGCATTGTAGTTCTCGGGATATGAGTGACACCAGTTCACAGTATGTTGCTCGTTCAAACTTAGTTCGAGGTGTTATGCATGAGAATAATACCATAGCACTGAGTGATTTTAGTGGATCTTATGACTATAGCCACACAAGTTCTATGGGAGGCACTTCATTTGAGTGGCCTACCATATCACCACCTAATTTTACATCTGGTAACTCACAGCTTCTCCCAGCTGCCACGGACAGATTACATCTGGATGTTGGTCACAAATGGCCTGGTCAGTTTCATCAGTCCTTTCTGCCTTCTAGGCATCGGGGAAGAAATCCATCAATTGAAGGTGAACACAGTCAAATTTTACGTCCTCTAACTTTGCCCATGAGCTATGATTGGCCTCCAATGGTCAAAAGTTATAGTAGATTGAGTCAGACTGTGACTGTAAACTATGATTCTGGATATGTTCCAAGGCTGCAGTCTTCGTTCTGCCCAGGATTTGGCACTCATGGACTGCAAATTAATGGGACCTCCAGTGAAAATGGGGGGAAGAATCCTGGGGATATTCTTGATGTGCATGATTTGAAAAACACTTCTGATTTGGTGGATGATACTGAAAGTTACTGGTTTtctgaagaagaatatgaaactCATGCATTTTCTGGAAGggattataatcaattttttggtGGTGGAGTGATGTACTGGAATCCTCCTGAACATGTTGGAACAGGCTTTTCTCGCCCACCTTCTCATAGTTCTGAAGACAGTGCTTGGGCTTGGCATGAAGCAGATATGAATAGAGCCATTGACGAGATGGTTGGCATGCCTGGCTTACCCGCTTCCTATAATACAAATGGTCTGGCCTCACCACCGGCTGCCCCATTTTGTTCACCATTTGATCCTTTGAGACCTGGACACCAGTCTGTTAGTTATTCTATGCCGGGAAACAACTTCAATGGGAAGGTATTGAACCCATCATCATCAGTGTCGGATGGTCCTGAAGAGAAAGCATTAATATCTGTGAATGATTCACCTAATGGTGTTGAGGGCATGAATGGGGATACACTTCCATACTCAATGTTGCGGCCTATCATTGTTCCAAGAATATCAAGGAGGGGTTCAAGATCTGAATTTAAGGTTGGTCATGATCATAAAAGCCCATGTGTACCTTCTACTAGGAGGGATAACCCTCATGTCAAGCGACCGCCATCACCAGTGGTACTTTGTGTTCCTCGAGTACCTCGACCTCCACCACCATGTCCAGTTGGTGAATCTAGAAAGCGAGGCTTTCCTGTTGTAAGGTCTGGTAGCTCAAGTCCTAGGCATTGGTGTATGAGAAGTTGGTATTCTGATGAAAATAATTATCGGGAAACTCGCCTTTGTTTGGATGGTGCTGAAGTTGTTTGGCCTTCATGGCGAAACAAAGGGCTTGCTACCTCTCCAATGGTGCAATCTATTCAAGGGTCTTTGTTGCAAGATCATCTCATCACAATTTCCCAGCTAGCTTGTGATCAGGAACAT CCAGATGTTGCATTACCACTGCATCCTCCTGATTTGTTAAATTGTCCATCCATTAAGACATCCCTGTCTATGATGCACAATCTTCTTCATGAGGAAATTAATCTTTTCTGCAAGCAG GTTGCTGCTGAGAATCTGATCAGGAAGCCCTACATTAATTGGGCTGTCAAGAGGGTCACACGATCTCTTCAGGTGCTCTGGCCTCGCTCTCGGACGAATATATTTGGTTCTAACGCAACTGGTTTAGCTCTTCCAACTAGTGATGTGGATCTTGTGGTTTCTCTTCCTCCAGTACGGAATTTG GAACCTATCAAAGAAGCTGGAATTTTGGAAGGTCGTAATGGTATCAAGGAAACATGCCTTCAG CATGCTGCTAGGTACCTTGCAAACCAAGAGTGGGTTAGAAATGACTCCCTAAAAACAATAGAAAACACTGCA ATACCTGTGATCATGCTTGTGGCAGAAGTTCCTCATGACATTAATCTTTCAAATGAAAATTCTTCCATTGTTGAGTCACCAGAAGCATATTCAATGAAGATGCCTGGAGGTCAAAGCATCCCTGGTCCAGATCAGTCTAGTTCAGACAATACCTCCTGGCCAATGTGTTCAAAGATGAAAAAGGATGAACCCATTGATATGAAATCAATTCATCTCGATATCAGCTTCAAGTCACCATCACATACAGGACTCCAAACTTCTGAACTG GTTAGAGAGCTCTCTCAGCAGTTTCCTGCTTCTGTACCACTTGCTTTGATACTCAAGAAGTTTTTGGCAGATCGTAGTTTGGACCACTCTTATTCTGGTGGTTTGAGTTCTTACTGTTTG GTGTTGCTAATTGCACGCTTTCTTCAGCATGAACATCATATTGGTCAGCCTGTCAACCAG GAATGTTTTTGA